CCGTACTCGTGCTCGTCGTGCTCGCGATCGGCAAGGAACTGGTCGCCGTCAGCCTGGACCGGGAGGCGGCACGTGCCGCGGGCCTGCCCGTGTTCCGGCTCGACCTGGCGCTCTACGTCGTCGTGACCACGACGATCGTGATGTCCCTGGAAGCGGTCGGCAACATCCTCGTCCTCGCCCTGCTCATCACTCCCGCGGCCGCCGCCCGCATGCTCACCGAACGGCTCTGGGCGATGACCTTGCTGGCGTCGCTCATCGGCTGCGCCGGAAGCGTCGCGGGCCTGTACGTCTCGTACACCTACGACCTGGCCGCGGGCGGCTCGGTGGTCGTGGTCCTCACCGGCCTGTTCGTCCTCACCTGGTGCCTGGCACCCCGTCACGGACTGCTCGCCAAGCGCATCCGGCGCCCGGATCCCGCCCCCGCCGCACCGTGAGGGCCCGACCTGTACCGCTGGCTCCTGAGGAAGGCCACAGAGCTATGGGCCCGCACGTCACCTCCCCAACTCCCCTGCGATACAGGCACATTGAGGACTGTCTGCTCACTTGAATCATCAAGTACCTTGCCCGTGCCGGTCGTTCGAACCGGCATGCGCCTCGGGGGACCTGACCAGTCCCGAGTGGAGGAACCATGCACAACGGCCACAGACGGGCCGCCACCAGCCTTGTCACGGCGATCGCCCTCGCTGTCACCGGCCTCACCGGCACCGCGTACGGACACGGCGTCCCCGCCGCGGACGACGGAGTCGACAACGGCGTCGCTCATGACCACGACCACCAGCACGGCGGCGAAGAGGGACACCTCCCGGCCACCGACAACAACGTCCGCCTCGTCAGCAAGCTGAAGCTGCCGAACGTCACCGAAGGCAAGATCGCCGACGTCGGCGTCTACAAGGGCTACGCCTACCTCGCCTCCTGGGGCGGCGTGGGCTGCGACAACACCGGCGTCCACGTCGTCGACATCCGCAAGCCCAGCAAGCCGAAGGTCGCCGGCTTCATCCCGGCGCCGGCCGGCAGCGCTCCCGGCGAGGGCATACAGACCGTCCGCCTGTCCACGCCCGCCTTCACCGGCGACGTCCTCGTCAGCAACAACGAGGTCTGCGGCGAGGGCGGTGCCGGCGGCATGAACCTCTACGACGTCACCGATCCCGCCGAGCCCAAGGTGCTGGCCGAGGGCGTCGGCGACTTCACGCTGGGCGGCGAGCAGTCCGAGAAGGCCAACGACATCCACAGCGTCTTCGCCTGGGACGCCGGCGACAAGGCGTACGCCGTGATCGTCGACAACCTGGAAGCCGTCAACACCGACATCATGGACATCACCGACCCGGCGAAGCCGCGACTCGTCGCGGAGTACGACCTGTCGGAGACGTTCCCGCAGATCGTGCAGGCGGCGCCGGAGAACCTCAAGGAGATCTTCCTCCACGACATGGTGGTCAAGAAGATCCGCGGCCGTCAGGTGCTGCTGGCCTCGTACTGGGACGGCGGGTACATCGCCGTCGACGTGACCGACCCGAAGAACATCACGTACCTCGGCGACACCGATTTCACCGACCCCGATCCCGAGGCGGCCGAGAGCGGACTCGACGTGGCTCCCGAAGGCAACGCCCACCAGGCCGAGTTCACCGGCGACAACCGCTACGTCATCGCCGCCGACGAGGACTTCGCCCCGTACCAGGTCACGGCCCGCAACACCGACGACGACACCACCGTCAACGCCTCGCAGGGCATCCCCCTGGAAGAGGGCGAGACGATCAGCGGCGGTACGACCTATGTCGGCCTCGCCTGCAACGGCGGCCCGGCCGTCCCGGCGGGCGACCCCGCCGCCGTGGACATCGCCGTCGTCGAACGCGGCTCCCACGTCCAGGGCGGCGTGTGCACCTACACCGAGAAGGCCGCCAACATCGAGGCCGCGGGCGGCTACGACGGGATCCTCGTCGTCAACCGCACCGGCACCGACGCCTGCGACAGCCAGGTCGGCATGACGATCGAGGGCACGCTCCCCACCTTCGGTGTCGCGCCGCGCGGCCAGGGCTTCGCCGTCTTCGACC
The nucleotide sequence above comes from Streptomyces sp. NL15-2K. Encoded proteins:
- a CDS encoding anchored repeat-type ABC transporter permease subunit, giving the protein MIEFLTDPWHLPFMQRAFAVAAVIGLVCAVVGVYVVLRGMAFIGDAVAHSAFPGVALAYAFEGNLLLGGAAAGITTAVLIAFVSQNRRLKEDTVIGVFFAFAFGLGIVLVSTRDSWTTDLSSFLFGQVLAVSASDVWSVAAIGAVLVLVVLAIGKELVAVSLDREAARAAGLPVFRLDLALYVVVTTTIVMSLEAVGNILVLALLITPAAAARMLTERLWAMTLLASLIGCAGSVAGLYVSYTYDLAAGGSVVVVLTGLFVLTWCLAPRHGLLAKRIRRPDPAPAAP